The sequence GCTAGGGGAACCAGGCCTCGGGATCGACATCAACCCCGACGTGCCGAGCGAGCCGCACTTCGAGATGCGGCTCCCGATCTGAGGGGGCCGCCCGACTGGCTCGAGATGAGGTGTGAGCATGGCTGATCGGATCGAACGCATCGGGGTGAGGATCGTCTCGGTCCCCCTGCCGGCGCCCGTGGCCTGGTCCAACGTGAAGGTCACCGAGCGCGAGTACGTACTGGTGTGGATACGGACGGCCGATGGGGGGACCGGCCTGGGTTTCACCGTCGGGTCGCGATTCCGTGGGGGCGCCACCGTGATCCGGTCGGCAATAGAGAATGCCCTGACTCCGGTGATCGTGGGGCGGGACCCGACAGAGATCGAACGCCTTTGGGAGGAGATGTCCTTCGAGACGTTGCTGCTGGGCGCCCGGGGAGCGGTCACCCGTGGCCTGTCGGCGGTCGACATCGCCCTGTGGGACCTGCTCGCCAGGCGGGCGGGCCTACCCCTGTGCGACCTCCTGGGAAGGTACCGGCTCCGGGTGCCCGCATACGCCAGCGGCGGTTACTACTACCACGACGACCCGGAGCAGGACCTCGAGAACCTCGAGGAGGAGGTGCGCCGGCATGTCGATCTGGGCTTCGGGGCCGTCAAGATCAAGATCGGTCGGCTCCCGATCCGCGACGACCTGCGGCGGGTCGAACGGGTACTCGAGGCGGTCGGACCGGACGTGAAGGTGGCGGTCGACTGCAACCACGCCTGGGCAGACGCATCCAGCGCCATCCGCGACCTGCGGCTCCTGGACGATCTGGGACTGTGGTGGATCGAGGAGCCGGTCCTGCCCGACCGGATGAAGGCCTCGGCCCGGATCGCGGCGGCGTTGGCCACCCCCGTGGCGACGGGGGAGATCGAGGCCGGGCTGGCGTCCTTCCAGCGCCTGATCGACACCGGCGCCGCCGACATCCTCCAACCCGACGCCACGGTTGTGGGCGGGATCACGGAATGGGTGAAGATCGCCCACGCCGCCGAGGCGCAGGACATCGTCCTGGCCCCGCACTGGGTTCCGGACATACACGTCCACCTCGGCGCGGCCACACCCAACGTCGAGGTGCTCGAGTACTTCCACGCCGGAGTCGGGGTTCTCAACTTCGAGACTCTCCTCGAGAAGACCCTCGGATTCGAGAACGGCGAACTCCTCGTTCCTCCCCGCCCGGGACACGGGATACGGCTCGATCAGGACGCGGTGGACAGATTCGAGGTGAAGTGATGACGGATTGGGGTCTGGCGGGAAGCGTGGCCCTGGTGACAGGCGCCGCCGGTGGCATCGGGCAGGCCATCGCCGACCGCCTCGCCGAGGCGGGGGCACGGGTCTATGCGAGCGACATGACGCCCGACGGGGTGGATGTGGGCGAAAGCGGCCTGATCGTTCCCGTCGGGTTGGACGTGACGGACCGGCAGGCCGTCCGCCGGACGATGGAGCGGATCGTCGAGGAGTCCGGGAGGCTGGACGTTCTCGTCAATAACGCCGGCCTCATCCGGGCAGCCGGCCTGTTCGAATTGACCGAGGCCGACTGGGACATGACGCTCGATGTCAACGCCAAAGGGCTGCTGTTCTGCACGCAGGCCGCGGCCGAGGTCATGCGATCGTCGGGGGACCCGGGCCCTGCCGGTCGGTCGATCGTGAATATCGGCTCCACCGCCGGGCGGGACGGGCGGACCATGTCACCTCCCTACGCCGCCAGCAAGGCAGCGGTCGTCAATATCACCCGCTCGACCGCCCGCATCCTCGCGCCGGACGGCATCCGGGTGAACGCGGTCTGCCCCGGCGTCGTCGACACGGCTTTCAATGCCCGGTTGGGCGAGCAGTTCGCTCCCGCCGAGGGAATGGACCCGCGGGCATGGGTCTTGAGACGGGCTGAACCCATTCCGATGGGTCGGCTCGCGGATCCCGACGAGGTGGCAACCGTCGTGCGGTTCCTGACGTCCACGTATGCCTCTTACGTGACAGGACAGTCGCTCAACGTCGACGGCGGCCTTCTGATGAACTAGTGGTTACCGTTGGCCCATGGATGGGATCGCCGGCAAGGTAGCCATCGTCACGGGTGCGGCCATGGGTATCGGCGCCCGGATTACCGAATTGCTCGTGCAGTCCGGTGCGAGCGTGGTGGCCGGCGACATCGCCCACGATGAACTCACCACGCGGTTCGGCCGCGCCGAGAGCGTGCGGATATGCCGGTCCGACGTTCGGCAACGATCCGATTGCGAAGCGCTCACTGCTGCTGCCATCGACCTGCACGACCGCGTCGATGTCCTGATCAACAACGCCGGAATCACCATACGAGCACCGCTTCCGGACACCACTGACGAGCTATGGGACAAGGTGCTGCAGACCAACCTGGCCAGCGCCTTCTATATGGCCCGAGCGGTCGTCCCCACCATGCGGGCGCACGGCGGTGGAGCGATCGTCAACATCGCATCGATCAACGCCATCCGCGGCAACCTGGGACTCACCGCCTACGGCGCCTCCAAGGGCGGCATGACGGGGATGACCCGGGTCATGGCCATGGAACTGGCCCCTGACAACATCCGGGTGAACGCCTTGTGTCCCGGGACCGTGGACACACCGATGACCGGCCAGTACTTGGCGTCCGTCGACAACGCGGAGGCGACCACGGAGATGCTGGTGGCCAAGCACCCGCTGGGTCGTATCGCCACGGCCGACGACGTTGCCTGGGCTGCCCTGTTCCTGGCATCGGACAGGGCATCGTTCATCACAGGTGTGTCGCTGCCTATCGACGGCGGTCGCCACCTGGGCAGATGAAGATCCCATAGACGGACGGCTTGAGCAGGTGAGAGGAGCAAGATCATGACGCGGATGCGAGCCATCGTTTTCGGGGACGACCGGACTATCCGGCTTGAGGAGGTCCCGATTCCCGAGGTGGGGCCCGCCGACGTGCTGCTGCGCCCCCACTTCTGCGGGGTTTGCGGAACCGACCTCCACGCTCCTTCTATGACCGCCCCCTTCCGCTCGGGCGTCGTCATGGGGCACGAGTTCTCGGGCGAGGTCGTGGCGACTGGCGAGCAAGTCCGGGGATGGGAGCCTGGCACGCGGGTGGTGGTGAACCCAAACGGGAACCTCTGCGGGGCGTGCGGGGCCTGCCGGGACGCCAGGTTCAACCTGTGCCGCTCGGCCGTGATGGAGAACGGGATCGGGATCCGGCACGACGGTGGTATGGCGGAGTTCGTAACGGTCGACCCGAAGGTCCTCCACCGCTTACCCGATACGGTCAGTTCGGAACAGGGCGCCTTCGTCGAACCGCTGGCGACCGCGCTACGTGCGGTGCGACGCTCCCGCTTCCGGCTCGGAAGCTCCGCGGCCGTGATCGGGACCGGTCCCGTCGGCCTGCTCGTCGTCCAGGCCCTGCGACACGCCGGCGCCGCGACCGTTACCGCCATCGAACTCTCGGCCTTCCGGCGCCAGGCCGCCGTGGGCCTCGGGGCCGACCTCGCGCTCGATCCCGAGACGGAGCCACCGAACGACCTGTTCGGAACGGAACTCGAACCGCCCGAGTTCGTCTTCGAGTGCTCCGGAGCCCAGGGCACCCTCGAACTCGCAGTCGACATCGTGCGCTACGGCGGACGGGTCGCCCTCACGGGTCTCCCCTCTCGCCCCGTCGAGGTGACCGCCACGACGGTGATCGGCAAGGAGGTCGAGGTCGTCGGAAGCATCATCTACGTCGAGGAGTTTCCCCTCGCCATCGACCTTCTCGCCAAGGGGGCGTTCGACATCGAGAGCCTTATCTCCATGGTCCTCCCGATAGCTCGCTTCGACGAAGCCTTCGATGCCCTAGCCAACCCCGTCTCAACCCTGAAGGTGTTACTCCATCCCGTGCAGAGCTGAGCTTGACCGACCTCTGCAGGCCGGAATGACGGCAGCCGCACTCGAACGGTAAGACTGACACCGGATACACAATCAATTCAATACTGACTGCCGATCACTAGCCGGTGGCTACCAACTAATCAACTAGGAGCATGCTGAAAGACGGAATGGGTCGGCCCGCCAGCCTCGACCTGGTCAGCTGCCGGCGATGGCGTGCCAACTGGACAATTTCAGCACACTCCTAGACCATGGCGATGGGCCGCATGGCGAACCCGCCGGTGATGCCTCGCAGCTTCGGCAGTAGCGCCACGTAGCAGAACTCGTACTTCCGGTCCGCAGCCAACTGCTCGAGGTAGTGCAGTTCGGCGATGTGGACTCCGTGCTCCACCAGCAGGTATTCATGGACAGGGTGCCAGCTGTCCCCATCCACCGCCGGGAACACTTCCAGCATCGAGGTGTCACTGCCCACGAGGATCGAGCCGTGGTTCTCGATCAGCCATCGGGCAGCCGCCAGGTTCAGCCCGGAGGTGTCCGGGCCTCTCAGCTTCTCGTGATCGGAGCCGGCCTCGCCCCACGATCCGAGCGATCCGGTTCTGATCAGCACGACATCTCCGACCCGGAACTCCACCTGCTGGCTGGCGGCCGCGGCCTGCAGATCCTCCGGACCGATGGCCGTTCCTGGCGGCAGGACATCAACTCCGTGCAGGGAGGCGATGTCGAGCAGCACCCCGCGGGCGACTATCGGAGGTGTCGTGTCGGCGCTTGCCTTGCGGGGGCCGAAGTCCCCACCGTCCTCCGACCACATGTAGCCGTTGTACCACTGGTCGTCGGCGCCGGTTGTGAGGTGGCCGAGCCCGTCTATGTGGGTCCCGATGTGATCCGAGCAGATGACGAGGCCCGAGATGAACGCCATCTCCTTGGTGTTCGTAGACGGATCGAGCATCGGGATATCCTGCTGCCGTTTGGCCAGTGCCGGCGTGCGGAAGGACGCTATCTCGGTCGATGGATGGACCGGCGAACGGAACGATGACCGGTCGACCACAAGCCCTAGGTCGTATATACGACCCTCGGATACAAGGGCCAGTGCCTCCAACACGGAAGGGGGCGAGATGCCGTTGAGCGCCCCGACCTCGTCGGCGTCGCCCCACGACCAGCCCCACCCAACGCCTTTGCGCCAGCCCCGCACCGTCATGCGGAGAGGGCGCCCGGAAGGTTGTCCATCTGTTCCCACCTCCAGACTCGGGGAGCTTCACGCTTCTACGTCTCAGAACCGACGGTAGTTCGATTCCCTCGACAAGGAAGGCCTTCCCGGCGGACCCATCGCCGACGCCGTCGCGCCGGCCCCCGCGCCGTGTGGAACGTGGGGGCCGGGTAGCGGCCGGGTTGTCTGCGGCTAGTTCCGTCCGGTCCAGCTGACCATGGCGGTCTCGGCGAGACCGTGCCACTGGGTGATGCCGTCGCGGAAGGCGCTCCAATGCCCGAAGATGGTGTTGAAGTCATCATTCTCGGCCGCGGTCTCGTCGAAGAGCTCGAACGCGGCGTCCTCCGAAGCCTGCATCACGTCGTCCGGGAAGGGCCGCAGCTCGATACCCGACTCGAGAACCGTCTGGAGAGCAGCCGGGTTCTTGGCGTCGTAGCGCGCCATCATGGTGGCGTTGGTAGCGTACGCGGCCGCCTGGACTATCGCCTGGTACTCCTCGGGCAGCTGGTTCCATTCGTCCAGCGGGATGAAGACATCGAGCTCGGGGCCCGGCTCCCACCACCCCGGGTAGTAGTAATACGTGGACACGTCATGGAATCCCATGGTCGTGTCGTCGTACGGGCCCACCCACTCGGTGGCGTCGATGGCGCCGGTCTGGAGTGCCTGGAAGATCTCACCGCCGGGCAACACCTGTACGGTGACGCCAAGCCGCTCCATAACCTTGCCTCCCAGGCCGGGTATCCGCATTCGCAGTCCCTGCAGGTCCGCCGCGGAGTTGATCTCCTTGTTGAACCAACCGCCCATCTGGACTCCGGTATTACCGGCCGGGAAGTTGATCACGCCGAAGCGATCCGCGTAGAAGTCCTGCATCAGCTGCAAGCCGCCGCCCTCGTACATCCACGCGTTCTGCTGCCGGTAGGTGAACCCGAACGGCAGGGCCGTGTTGAAGGCCGTGGCAGGGCTCAGACCCACGTAGTAGTAGGACGCGGTATGGCCGGCCGGGATGGCGTTCTGCTGGACGTTCTGCAGGACCTCGAGTCCCGGTACCAGCTCGCCTGCCGCCCTGGGCGTGATGGTGAACCGGCCACCGGTCATGTCCGAGACCCGCTGGGCGAAGTCCACGGCGCCGCCGTAGATGGTGTCCAGCGACAGCGGCCAGCTGGTGCCCATCTCCCACTCGATCTCGGGACCGCCCTGGGTCATGACCACCTCGACCGCTTCCTGGGCGGTGTCCGCCGTGGCAGCCGTGGTGGCCGAACCCGACGTCCCCTGGGTGGTGGTGGCCTCGGATTCTCCCGTTCCGCAAGCGCCGATGGTGGTGAGCAACCCGCCCGCGGCGACGGTCATGCCCGCCTTCTTCAGGAAGTCACGCCGGTCGACCTTGGTCTCCAGCGTCTCTTCCAGCGAGGGTCCTCCCCTGTTATCTCTCGCCAATGGCTCCTCCTCTCCCGACTGGGTCGAGCGCCGTCCCGGGAGGGTCGTGGAGGACCCCGTTGATGCCGGCATGACGATCGACGGCAAAGTGCAGGTCGGCGCGTTGTGCGCCTTCCCACCAGGTGCCCACAATCTTACCGGTCATTCGTCGGCTATGACCTCGGAGGCTTCTGAGAAGTCCCTGCTAGAAGTGCCCTTGATGACCACCGCTCCAGACCGGATGGTGTACAGACCTGCACATTGCAGGCTCTCGGGCCGCCCTCAGCGACGTAGGACCCGACCGCTACGGTGGCCCGTCTCGGTACCGTCGATGACTGTAACCCCTCCGTTCACCACCACATGCCGGACGCCGACCGCCGGCAGGTTCGGATCGTCGAGCGTCCCCCGATCCGAGAATTCGTCGGGATCGAAGACGACTATATCCGCCTGCTTACCCTCGATCAGGCGGCCCCGGTCGCCGAGCCTCATCCGGTCGGCCGGCTGGGCGGTCAGCTTGTACACGGCCTCTTCCAGCGTCATTTCCCGCCTCTCCCTGACCATGGTCCGGAAGAAGATCCCGACCCAGGTGTAGGCGCCGAGGAACGTGGTGTCGGCGAGGGGGCCATCCGTACACAGCGCGGTGGCGTCCGACTCGGTGGTGCATAGAGGGTGGCGAAAGGTGTGGGCCAGCATGTCGTCGTCGTACGAGTGGACGATCAGCAGCGCGCCGTGGGGGTCGTCGCCCTCCGCTAGCAGCAGGTCGTACATGGTGTCGTAGGGATCACCGCCGGAGGGCGTCAGGTCGGCGATGCTGTAACCGGCCTTGGCCGGGGAGCCGGTACTGCGGAACAGGGCAACCCGGTCCCAGCCTCCGAGCCCGAAGGATGAGATGATGCTGTCATATCGCTTCAGGCGATCCCTTGTGGCCGGATCTTGCAGGTAATGCCTCAGCCGGGCCGGTCCGTCGTCCATCGCCCAGGAGGGGAGCACCGCGCTCAGGTTGGTGATGCCGTGAAGCCGGGTGTGAGCGTCGAACTCGACGTCGAGCCCGCTCCCGTGGGCGGCCTCCACCGCCTCGATGCAGCGCTCGAGCGAGTCCACCGGCCCGCCCCGGCGCGGGATGATGTGCGATAGTTGGAGCCGGACCCCGGTCGCGGCCGCGGCGCGCAGGCCTTCCTCGACCGCCTCGATCGCCAACACCTCGCGGTTTCGCTCGTGAGTGGCGTACAGCCCACCGTGACGAGCCGTAACCCGGCATAGCTCGATGAGTTCCTCCTCGGACGCCTCCCGCTCGGCGGGATACTCGAGTCCGGTGGAGAACCCGAAGGCGCCCGCGTCCAGACCTTCTTCGAGGAGTCGCGCCATCAGTGCTGTTTCGTCGGCGGTGGCCGGCCGTCTCACGTCGCTCACCGCGGCGAGTCGCAGGTTCCCGTTGGGGACCAGCGTGGCCACGTTGACCGCCGGTCCGGCCTCCTCCAATCGGGCGAGATAGCCCTCCATCGTCGTCCAGTCGATCGGGAGGAGGTCCTGGTAGCCGTAGATGTTCCCGGTGAAGGCATCGACATTCGGACCCAGCGGCGCGCAGCCGTGGCCGCAGTTGCCGACCACCTCGGTGGTAACGCCCTGGAAGATCTGGCTGTGGGCACGGGGATCGATCATCAGCGTGAAGTCCGAGTGGCTGTGGATGTCCATGAAGCCGGGCGCCACGACCATCCCGGTCGCGTCGAGCGACTGTCGGGCTTCAGCCCGGCTCAGGTCGCCTATCGCCGCGATCCGGTCTCCCGCTACGCCTATGTCGCCCGAGCGGCTCGGCGCGCCGGTACCGTCCACCAACCGACCACCCCGGATCGCCAAGTCGAACATCGCGGGCCCTTCTCCCTGTGATGGAACAGCCTACGCTTTTCGCCGGGACCACTCCATTCCGATCACATTCCTACTTAACAATTCTCAACAAGGTATAGCTTTAATCCATGGCCTGAGCGTATCCCGTCAAGGATGTAGCATCACGGCCGCGCGGGGTACGCGACCGCGCCGTGGAGAATATGCCGCACGCCTCAGGAATCGACTACGGAGTGATGGAGGAGGCCCTCCGGTCGCTCGACCGGATCCCCCTGCCGGTCGGGTTGAAGGGCTTGCCCCCGGAGCGTGACGGGGCACCCTGGACGCCGGCCGGGATCAGGGCGGCGGGATTGAACGCCCGCCGCGACCTCCCCACTCCGTTCCCTGTCCTCCGCCGGAGCGCCGTGGTCCATAACGCCGAGGTGATGAGCAGGTACTGCGCCGGCAGCGGCGCCCTTCTCGCCCCGCATGGCAAGACGACCATGGCGCCGGCCCTCTGGAGGCTCCAGTTCGAGCACGGCACCTGGGGGCTCACCGTCGCCCTCCCGCACCAGGCCGTGACCGCCCATGGCTTCGGGATACGCCGGATCCTCCTGGCCAACGAGGCGGCCGACCCCCGGTCCCTCGAGATGCTCGTCCGCCTGGCCGCAGAGCCCGGGGTGGAGGTGTACAGCTTCATCGACTCGGTGGCCGGGGTCGGTGCCTACCGGGCGGCCATCGACAGCACCGGTGTCGACCCGGCCGGCCTGCGGTTCCTGATCGACATCGGCGTGCCGGACGGCCGCACCGGGTGCCGCAGCGCGGCCGAGGCCGAAGCCGTGGCACGCGCCATCCAACAGTCGGACACCGGCGTGGTCGGTGGGATCGGGGCGTACGAGGGTCCCGCGGGTGAGGACCGCTCACCGGAAAGCCTCCGTTCCGTGGGCGTCTACCTGGACTCCGTCACCGGAATCTTCCACGAATTTCACGCCAAGGGAGTCTTTGCGGGAGACGCACCGCCGGTCCTGTCGATCGGAGGTTCCGACGTGTTCGATGTCGTTCGCCGCCACGTGCAGCACGATCTCGCCTCCCTCGACTCCTACCGGCTGGTGCTCCGATCCGGCTGCTACATCGTTCATGACCATGGCCACTATGCCGCGGTCGGGCCGAGCGCCCAGCCCGGTTGGGCCTACACGCCCTTACGAGGGGCCCTTGAGATCGGAGCCACCGTGATCTCAAGGCCGCAGCCCAACTTGGCCCTGCTCAACGTCGGGCGGCGTGACATAGGCTTCGACAAAGGTCTTCCCTCAGTGATCGATCCGGTCTCCGCCGGTGGTGGCCCGATTCCGATCCTCAAGCTGAACGACCAGCACGCCTTCGTGCGCCCCGACGATCCCGCGGCCCTCCCTGTGGGGACCCCGGTGCGGGTCGGGATCTCGCATCCCT is a genomic window of bacterium containing:
- a CDS encoding mandelate racemase/muconate lactonizing enzyme family protein — protein: MADRIERIGVRIVSVPLPAPVAWSNVKVTEREYVLVWIRTADGGTGLGFTVGSRFRGGATVIRSAIENALTPVIVGRDPTEIERLWEEMSFETLLLGARGAVTRGLSAVDIALWDLLARRAGLPLCDLLGRYRLRVPAYASGGYYYHDDPEQDLENLEEEVRRHVDLGFGAVKIKIGRLPIRDDLRRVERVLEAVGPDVKVAVDCNHAWADASSAIRDLRLLDDLGLWWIEEPVLPDRMKASARIAAALATPVATGEIEAGLASFQRLIDTGAADILQPDATVVGGITEWVKIAHAAEAQDIVLAPHWVPDIHVHLGAATPNVEVLEYFHAGVGVLNFETLLEKTLGFENGELLVPPRPGHGIRLDQDAVDRFEVK
- a CDS encoding cyclase family protein — its product is MTVRGWRKGVGWGWSWGDADEVGALNGISPPSVLEALALVSEGRIYDLGLVVDRSSFRSPVHPSTEIASFRTPALAKRQQDIPMLDPSTNTKEMAFISGLVICSDHIGTHIDGLGHLTTGADDQWYNGYMWSEDGGDFGPRKASADTTPPIVARGVLLDIASLHGVDVLPPGTAIGPEDLQAAAASQQVEFRVGDVVLIRTGSLGSWGEAGSDHEKLRGPDTSGLNLAAARWLIENHGSILVGSDTSMLEVFPAVDGDSWHPVHEYLLVEHGVHIAELHYLEQLAADRKYEFCYVALLPKLRGITGGFAMRPIAMV
- a CDS encoding alanine racemase, coding for MPHASGIDYGVMEEALRSLDRIPLPVGLKGLPPERDGAPWTPAGIRAAGLNARRDLPTPFPVLRRSAVVHNAEVMSRYCAGSGALLAPHGKTTMAPALWRLQFEHGTWGLTVALPHQAVTAHGFGIRRILLANEAADPRSLEMLVRLAAEPGVEVYSFIDSVAGVGAYRAAIDSTGVDPAGLRFLIDIGVPDGRTGCRSAAEAEAVARAIQQSDTGVVGGIGAYEGPAGEDRSPESLRSVGVYLDSVTGIFHEFHAKGVFAGDAPPVLSIGGSDVFDVVRRHVQHDLASLDSYRLVLRSGCYIVHDHGHYAAVGPSAQPGWAYTPLRGALEIGATVISRPQPNLALLNVGRRDIGFDKGLPSVIDPVSAGGGPIPILKLNDQHAFVRPDDPAALPVGTPVRVGISHPCTTLDKWRVLLVTDDDYNIIDAVATIF
- a CDS encoding SDR family NAD(P)-dependent oxidoreductase — its product is MTDWGLAGSVALVTGAAGGIGQAIADRLAEAGARVYASDMTPDGVDVGESGLIVPVGLDVTDRQAVRRTMERIVEESGRLDVLVNNAGLIRAAGLFELTEADWDMTLDVNAKGLLFCTQAAAEVMRSSGDPGPAGRSIVNIGSTAGRDGRTMSPPYAASKAAVVNITRSTARILAPDGIRVNAVCPGVVDTAFNARLGEQFAPAEGMDPRAWVLRRAEPIPMGRLADPDEVATVVRFLTSTYASYVTGQSLNVDGGLLMN
- the dctP gene encoding TRAP transporter substrate-binding protein DctP, which produces MARDNRGGPSLEETLETKVDRRDFLKKAGMTVAAGGLLTTIGACGTGESEATTTQGTSGSATTAATADTAQEAVEVVMTQGGPEIEWEMGTSWPLSLDTIYGGAVDFAQRVSDMTGGRFTITPRAAGELVPGLEVLQNVQQNAIPAGHTASYYYVGLSPATAFNTALPFGFTYRQQNAWMYEGGGLQLMQDFYADRFGVINFPAGNTGVQMGGWFNKEINSAADLQGLRMRIPGLGGKVMERLGVTVQVLPGGEIFQALQTGAIDATEWVGPYDDTTMGFHDVSTYYYYPGWWEPGPELDVFIPLDEWNQLPEEYQAIVQAAAYATNATMMARYDAKNPAALQTVLESGIELRPFPDDVMQASEDAAFELFDETAAENDDFNTIFGHWSAFRDGITQWHGLAETAMVSWTGRN
- a CDS encoding SDR family NAD(P)-dependent oxidoreductase; amino-acid sequence: MDGIAGKVAIVTGAAMGIGARITELLVQSGASVVAGDIAHDELTTRFGRAESVRICRSDVRQRSDCEALTAAAIDLHDRVDVLINNAGITIRAPLPDTTDELWDKVLQTNLASAFYMARAVVPTMRAHGGGAIVNIASINAIRGNLGLTAYGASKGGMTGMTRVMAMELAPDNIRVNALCPGTVDTPMTGQYLASVDNAEATTEMLVAKHPLGRIATADDVAWAALFLASDRASFITGVSLPIDGGRHLGR
- a CDS encoding alcohol dehydrogenase catalytic domain-containing protein; protein product: MTRMRAIVFGDDRTIRLEEVPIPEVGPADVLLRPHFCGVCGTDLHAPSMTAPFRSGVVMGHEFSGEVVATGEQVRGWEPGTRVVVNPNGNLCGACGACRDARFNLCRSAVMENGIGIRHDGGMAEFVTVDPKVLHRLPDTVSSEQGAFVEPLATALRAVRRSRFRLGSSAAVIGTGPVGLLVVQALRHAGAATVTAIELSAFRRQAAVGLGADLALDPETEPPNDLFGTELEPPEFVFECSGAQGTLELAVDIVRYGGRVALTGLPSRPVEVTATTVIGKEVEVVGSIIYVEEFPLAIDLLAKGAFDIESLISMVLPIARFDEAFDALANPVSTLKVLLHPVQS
- a CDS encoding D-aminoacylase translates to MFDLAIRGGRLVDGTGAPSRSGDIGVAGDRIAAIGDLSRAEARQSLDATGMVVAPGFMDIHSHSDFTLMIDPRAHSQIFQGVTTEVVGNCGHGCAPLGPNVDAFTGNIYGYQDLLPIDWTTMEGYLARLEEAGPAVNVATLVPNGNLRLAAVSDVRRPATADETALMARLLEEGLDAGAFGFSTGLEYPAEREASEEELIELCRVTARHGGLYATHERNREVLAIEAVEEGLRAAAATGVRLQLSHIIPRRGGPVDSLERCIEAVEAAHGSGLDVEFDAHTRLHGITNLSAVLPSWAMDDGPARLRHYLQDPATRDRLKRYDSIISSFGLGGWDRVALFRSTGSPAKAGYSIADLTPSGGDPYDTMYDLLLAEGDDPHGALLIVHSYDDDMLAHTFRHPLCTTESDATALCTDGPLADTTFLGAYTWVGIFFRTMVRERREMTLEEAVYKLTAQPADRMRLGDRGRLIEGKQADIVVFDPDEFSDRGTLDDPNLPAVGVRHVVVNGGVTVIDGTETGHRSGRVLRR